A region from the uncultured Holophaga sp. genome encodes:
- the argF gene encoding ornithine carbamoyltransferase, with the protein MSTNLKGRSFLTLLDFSPHEVRFLLDLSRDLKAKKRMGVCNDLLRGKNIVLLFEKASTRTRCAFEVAALEESAHVTFLDSDSSHMGKKESMEDSARVLGRFYDGIEYRGYEQTAVEQLARFSGVPVWNGLTDIEHPTQALADLLTLEEHCDKPLHHQKLVYCGDTRNNMAYALMNAAAKTGMHFVGLGPRELAPDPGLLARARAAAGDTGAHLELTQDTRALRGADAVYTDVWASMGEETQLPERVRLLTPYRVTRELLELSGNPDVVFMHCLPAFHDFETRLAQEQRERGLDIREVTDEVFRSHHAIVFDQAENRIHTIKAVMVATL; encoded by the coding sequence ATGTCCACCAACCTGAAGGGCCGCAGCTTCCTCACCCTCCTCGACTTCTCGCCCCACGAGGTGCGCTTCCTCCTGGACCTGAGCCGGGACCTGAAAGCCAAGAAGCGCATGGGGGTCTGCAATGACCTCCTGCGGGGCAAGAACATCGTCCTGCTCTTTGAGAAGGCCTCCACCCGGACCCGCTGCGCCTTTGAAGTCGCTGCCCTGGAGGAGTCGGCCCATGTCACCTTCCTGGACAGCGACAGCTCGCACATGGGCAAGAAAGAGAGCATGGAGGACAGCGCACGGGTCCTGGGTCGCTTCTACGACGGCATCGAGTACCGAGGCTACGAGCAGACTGCGGTGGAGCAACTGGCCAGATTCAGCGGGGTGCCGGTCTGGAACGGGCTCACGGACATCGAGCACCCCACCCAGGCCCTGGCGGATCTCCTGACCCTGGAGGAACACTGTGACAAGCCCCTGCACCACCAGAAGCTCGTCTACTGCGGAGACACCCGCAACAACATGGCCTACGCCCTCATGAACGCCGCCGCCAAGACCGGCATGCACTTCGTGGGTCTGGGCCCCCGGGAGCTGGCCCCCGATCCCGGGCTCCTGGCCCGGGCCCGGGCCGCCGCCGGAGACACCGGTGCCCACCTCGAGCTCACCCAGGATACCCGGGCCCTCCGGGGGGCCGATGCGGTCTATACCGATGTCTGGGCCTCCATGGGGGAAGAGACCCAGCTTCCCGAGCGGGTCAGGCTCCTCACCCCCTATCGCGTGACCCGGGAACTGCTGGAGCTGAGTGGCAACCCCGATGTGGTCTTCATGCACTGCCTCCCCGCCTTCCACGACTTCGAGACCCGCCTGGCTCAGGAGCAGCGGGAGCGGGGCCTGGACATCCGGGAAGTCACGGACGAGGTCTTCCGCAGCCACCATGCCATCGTCTTCGATCAGGCAGAGAACCGGATCCACACCATCAAGGCGGTCATGGTGGCCACGCTGTGA
- a CDS encoding TIGR04552 family protein — translation MLRVPYAPLPLHIARAFLGGRSFIDQETLHIPDLAQAHDFTMQYGYDLAIPHHREHVVKIFEDALGFIEEVILEGVDLQIPPEFHEIQDPAELLVWASQRPRDLRAKWACAILRVMHTLVHVDNNLHLRFLPEIQQQVFDRYEHYLVPGANGTWKLKGQYEVPLLAFHRKESKDRISMLLKLLHKPENVAETVYDLLGLRFVAEDLVGCLLVIRFLLDHHIVMPHHLKVGRTRNLMVDLTALDRWLAKMPPAFELETLGPEERSRISESLTLKKGRPAANPFSASSYSALQFTTTTLIRLHGPAVSALERVQARLQGMGRPEIGDLLRIPELIQEQEEYTFFFAHEVQIMERTGFEEIASGPASHAEYKRRQREAARNRVLQGIMTQEGSC, via the coding sequence ATGCTCCGCGTCCCCTACGCCCCCCTACCGCTGCACATCGCCCGGGCCTTCCTGGGCGGGCGCTCTTTCATTGATCAGGAGACGCTCCACATCCCGGACCTGGCCCAGGCCCATGACTTCACCATGCAGTACGGCTACGACCTGGCCATTCCCCATCACCGGGAGCATGTGGTCAAGATCTTCGAGGATGCCCTGGGTTTCATCGAAGAGGTGATCCTGGAAGGGGTGGATCTCCAGATCCCGCCCGAATTCCACGAGATCCAGGATCCGGCCGAGCTCCTGGTCTGGGCTTCCCAGCGTCCCCGGGATCTCCGGGCCAAGTGGGCCTGTGCCATCCTACGGGTCATGCACACGCTGGTGCATGTGGACAACAATCTCCACCTGCGCTTCCTGCCCGAGATCCAGCAGCAGGTCTTCGATCGCTACGAACACTACCTGGTCCCGGGAGCCAATGGCACCTGGAAGCTCAAAGGGCAATACGAAGTGCCTCTGCTGGCCTTCCACCGGAAGGAGAGCAAGGACAGGATCTCCATGCTGCTCAAACTCCTGCACAAGCCGGAGAATGTGGCGGAGACGGTCTATGACCTGCTGGGTCTGCGCTTCGTGGCTGAGGATCTGGTGGGCTGCCTGCTGGTCATCCGCTTCCTGCTTGACCACCACATCGTCATGCCCCACCACCTGAAGGTGGGGCGCACGCGGAACCTCATGGTCGATCTGACTGCCCTGGACCGCTGGCTCGCCAAGATGCCGCCGGCCTTCGAGCTGGAGACCCTCGGTCCAGAGGAGCGGAGCCGGATTTCCGAGTCGCTCACCCTGAAGAAGGGGCGTCCCGCTGCCAACCCCTTCTCTGCCAGCAGCTATTCGGCTCTCCAGTTCACCACCACCACGCTGATCCGCCTGCACGGACCGGCCGTCTCCGCTCTGGAACGGGTCCAGGCGCGACTCCAGGGGATGGGGCGTCCGGAAATCGGTGATCTCCTGCGCATTCCCGAGTTGATCCAGGAGCAGGAGGAGTATACTTTCTTCTTCGCACACGAAGTTCAAATCATGGAAAGGACCGGGTTCGAGGAAATAGCTTCAGGGCCAGCCTCCCATGCAGAGTACAAGCGGAGACAGCGCGAGGCTGCCAGAAACCGAGTGTTGCAAGGCATCATGACGCAGGAGGGCTCATGCTGA
- a CDS encoding STAS domain-containing protein — translation MLNIQTRQEGNASVVTIQGKVNFEVTAQLRDVIRDTVTTMLPKLLVINLEGVSFIDSSGLGLLVAARNSVDKNSGKLHLCGLPPQVKKTFDQTNLTNYFSIFATEQDALRGA, via the coding sequence ATGCTGAACATCCAGACCCGCCAGGAAGGCAATGCCTCGGTGGTCACCATTCAGGGGAAGGTCAATTTCGAGGTCACGGCCCAGTTGAGGGACGTGATCCGGGATACCGTGACCACCATGCTGCCGAAGCTGCTGGTGATCAACCTGGAAGGTGTCAGCTTCATCGACTCTTCGGGTCTGGGCCTCCTGGTCGCCGCCCGGAACAGCGTCGACAAGAACAGTGGCAAGCTCCACCTCTGCGGCCTCCCCCCTCAGGTCAAGAAGACCTTCGACCAGACCAACCTGACGAACTACTTCTCCATCTTCGCCACCGAACAGGACGCCCTCCGCGGGGCCTGA
- a CDS encoding ATP-binding cassette domain-containing protein codes for MWEPTSSSRLLSVEGLGIQRADRWILRGLNLQLDPGEALGVVGPSGVGKSTLAWALLGLLPLSEGHITLEGLPWSSLSPRERRPHRARIQGLLQHPRLSLPPHRTGRQLLEEPLQLHRPGADLRERAEAMALRTRFPLEALDQRPPQWSGGMVQRLCLARALVLEPRLLILDEPLAGLDPILSSHVLWLLEGLRTQGSALVFISHDQRAVGRLCGRVIKLGGPIGRG; via the coding sequence ATGTGGGAACCGACCTCATCCAGTAGGCTTCTCTCCGTCGAAGGCCTCGGGATCCAGCGCGCAGACCGCTGGATCCTGAGGGGCCTAAACCTCCAGCTCGACCCCGGGGAGGCCCTGGGGGTCGTGGGCCCCAGCGGGGTCGGCAAGTCGACTCTGGCCTGGGCCCTCCTGGGCCTTCTGCCCCTCTCCGAGGGACACATCACCCTGGAGGGCCTTCCCTGGTCCTCCCTCTCCCCCCGCGAGCGACGCCCCCATCGAGCCAGGATCCAAGGTCTCCTCCAGCACCCCAGGCTCTCCCTCCCACCCCACCGGACAGGGCGCCAGCTGCTGGAGGAGCCCCTGCAGCTGCACCGTCCCGGGGCGGACCTGCGGGAGAGGGCCGAGGCCATGGCCCTCCGGACGCGCTTCCCTCTGGAGGCACTGGACCAGCGCCCCCCGCAATGGTCCGGGGGCATGGTCCAGCGCCTCTGCCTGGCCCGCGCCCTGGTGCTGGAGCCCAGGCTCCTCATCCTGGATGAGCCCCTGGCAGGCTTGGATCCGATCCTGTCCAGCCATGTGCTCTGGCTCCTGGAGGGTCTCAGGACCCAGGGCAGCGCCCTTGTCTTCATCAGCCACGATCAGCGGGCCGTCGGGCGGCTCTGTGGGCGGGTCATCAAGCTTGGCGGTCCAATAGGACGAGGGTGA
- the serS gene encoding serine--tRNA ligase, which produces MLDPALLRQDLEAVVAGLSRRGYAFDQESYQRLDGERRRVIQEAEVLKAERNRVSDEVAQLKRAKQSADHLIAQQQEVGGKLKALEAAEKEAEAAFRSFLATLPNVPHASVPTGKDEHDNPEVKRWGAPAVIESPKDHVDLATALGILDLDRAAKLSGSRFSVLKGLGAKLERALISFMLDRQTARGWGEVLTPYMVLPQTMYGTGQLPKFEQDLFKTSRGEDTLYLIPTAEVPVTNLYRDEVLGADTLPLRHCAFTPCFRSEAGSYGRDTKGIIRQHQFHKVELVAFTTPDQAEAELEHLTGCAEAILEELELPYRRVLLCTGDMGFSSQKTYDLEVWLPSQNTYREISSCSWFGDFQARRANIRCKGSEPKAKPQFLHTLNGSGLAVGRTWVAILENGQQPDGSIRIPKALVPYVGTDLIQ; this is translated from the coding sequence ATGCTTGATCCCGCCCTCCTCCGCCAAGACCTGGAAGCCGTCGTCGCCGGGCTCTCCCGGAGGGGCTACGCCTTTGACCAGGAGAGCTACCAGCGCCTGGACGGAGAGCGCCGCCGGGTGATCCAGGAGGCCGAGGTCCTGAAGGCCGAACGCAACCGCGTCTCTGACGAGGTGGCCCAGCTCAAGCGCGCCAAGCAGAGCGCGGACCACCTCATCGCCCAGCAGCAGGAAGTGGGCGGAAAGCTGAAGGCCCTGGAAGCCGCCGAGAAGGAGGCTGAGGCCGCCTTCCGCAGCTTCCTGGCCACGCTCCCCAACGTCCCCCACGCCAGTGTGCCCACGGGGAAGGACGAGCACGACAACCCCGAGGTCAAGCGCTGGGGTGCCCCCGCTGTCATCGAGAGCCCCAAGGACCATGTGGACCTGGCCACGGCCCTGGGCATCCTGGATCTGGACCGGGCCGCGAAGCTGAGCGGATCCCGTTTTTCCGTCCTCAAAGGACTTGGCGCCAAACTGGAGCGCGCCCTCATCAGCTTCATGCTGGACCGCCAGACCGCCAGGGGCTGGGGCGAGGTCCTCACTCCCTACATGGTGCTGCCCCAGACCATGTACGGCACAGGCCAGCTCCCCAAGTTCGAGCAGGACCTCTTCAAGACCAGTCGGGGGGAGGACACCCTATACCTCATCCCCACCGCCGAGGTTCCCGTCACCAACCTCTACAGGGACGAGGTCCTGGGGGCCGACACCCTTCCCCTGCGCCACTGCGCCTTCACTCCCTGCTTCCGCAGCGAGGCGGGCAGCTACGGCCGGGACACCAAGGGCATCATCCGCCAGCATCAGTTCCACAAGGTGGAGCTGGTGGCCTTCACCACCCCGGACCAGGCCGAGGCAGAGCTGGAGCATCTCACCGGCTGCGCCGAGGCCATCCTGGAGGAGCTGGAGCTCCCCTACCGCCGTGTCCTCCTCTGCACCGGGGACATGGGATTCTCCAGCCAGAAGACCTACGACCTGGAGGTCTGGCTGCCCAGCCAGAACACCTACCGGGAGATCAGCTCCTGCTCCTGGTTCGGAGACTTCCAGGCCCGCCGGGCGAACATCCGCTGCAAGGGCAGCGAACCCAAAGCCAAGCCCCAGTTCCTCCACACCCTGAACGGCTCGGGCTTGGCCGTGGGTCGCACCTGGGTGGCCATCCTGGAGAATGGCCAGCAGCCCGACGGCAGCATCCGCATTCCCAAGGCCCTGGTGCCCTATGTGGGAACCGACCTCATCCAGTAG
- a CDS encoding fused response regulator/phosphatase has protein sequence MDKGLVLVVDDEAPIRDILGFYLKRVGYQVVLAENGRQALEEMSKFPPDLIISDLRMPEMAGDEFCQIVKGDPATKDIYFVLVSAMDGSASRIGGLNMGADDMIAKPFHAQEVMAKVASAFRIIGMQKEIKKQNRILTEYQDRMTAELSLAAKLQMGLLPRAPGELASISYHHRYLPADGIGGDIYAIAPALDGGVAIMLADVSGHGVTAALISAMVKTSFSNQVQLSVNPLEWAEGMNRDLVRNTLEEQFATALVGHFHPDTHTLRYVVAGHEPPFRIPAAHPRQPEPLSGRGFMLGLDESLGFTEQVVPFLPGDRLLLYTDGLVEVEAEDSRYLGNDGLLAYCSELPTDGEQALDLLLRRASDFHHPRTFVDDVTLVLLDRQA, from the coding sequence GTGGACAAGGGCCTTGTTCTGGTCGTCGACGACGAGGCCCCCATCAGGGATATTCTGGGCTTCTACCTGAAGAGGGTGGGTTATCAGGTGGTCCTGGCTGAGAACGGCAGGCAGGCTCTGGAGGAGATGAGCAAGTTCCCTCCTGATCTCATCATCTCCGACCTCCGCATGCCGGAAATGGCTGGTGACGAGTTCTGCCAGATTGTGAAGGGCGATCCCGCGACGAAGGACATCTACTTTGTCCTCGTCTCGGCCATGGACGGCTCCGCTTCCCGTATCGGGGGCCTGAACATGGGGGCGGACGACATGATCGCCAAGCCCTTCCATGCCCAGGAGGTCATGGCCAAGGTCGCCTCTGCCTTCCGCATCATCGGCATGCAGAAGGAGATCAAGAAGCAGAACCGGATCCTGACCGAGTACCAGGACCGGATGACCGCCGAGCTCTCCCTGGCGGCCAAGCTCCAGATGGGGCTGTTGCCCCGGGCCCCAGGGGAACTGGCCTCCATCAGCTATCACCACCGCTACCTCCCGGCCGATGGCATTGGCGGGGACATCTATGCCATCGCCCCGGCTCTGGATGGCGGGGTGGCCATCATGCTGGCGGATGTGAGTGGCCACGGGGTGACGGCCGCCCTGATTTCGGCCATGGTGAAGACGAGCTTCTCCAACCAGGTCCAGCTCTCGGTCAATCCCCTGGAGTGGGCGGAGGGCATGAACCGTGACTTGGTCCGGAACACCCTGGAGGAGCAGTTCGCCACGGCTCTCGTCGGCCACTTCCACCCCGACACCCACACCCTCCGCTATGTGGTGGCCGGTCACGAGCCTCCCTTCCGGATCCCCGCGGCCCATCCCCGCCAGCCCGAACCCCTCAGCGGCCGGGGCTTCATGCTGGGGCTGGACGAGAGCCTGGGCTTCACAGAGCAGGTGGTGCCCTTCCTGCCCGGGGACCGGCTGCTGCTCTACACCGACGGTCTTGTGGAAGTGGAGGCGGAGGACTCCCGCTACCTCGGGAACGATGGGCTTCTGGCCTACTGCTCTGAACTGCCCACGGATGGAGAGCAGGCGCTGGACCTGTTGCTGCGCCGCGCCAGCGATTTCCATCACCCTCGAACCTTCGTGGATGATGTCACCCTCGTCCTATTGGACCGCCAAGCTTGA